The following proteins are co-located in the Pyrococcus abyssi GE5 genome:
- a CDS encoding RidA family protein: MAKEVIFTEKAPKPIGPYSQAIKVGNFIFVAGQIPIDPETGEIVKGDIKEQTKRVIENIKAILEEAGASLNDVVKVTVYLKDLNDFAKMNEVYSEYFGESKPARVAVEVSRLPKDVLIEMEAIAYKE, encoded by the coding sequence ATGGCTAAGGAAGTTATATTTACCGAAAAGGCTCCAAAGCCTATAGGCCCTTATAGCCAGGCCATAAAGGTTGGAAACTTCATCTTCGTTGCCGGCCAAATCCCCATAGACCCGGAAACTGGAGAAATCGTTAAAGGGGACATAAAGGAACAAACTAAGAGGGTCATTGAGAACATTAAGGCGATCCTTGAGGAAGCTGGAGCCTCGCTCAACGATGTTGTGAAGGTTACCGTCTACTTGAAGGACTTAAACGACTTCGCAAAGATGAACGAGGTTTATAGCGAGTACTTTGGTGAATCAAAACCCGCGAGAGTTGCTGTAGAAGTTTCAAGGCTTCCTAAGGATGTATTGATAGAGATGGAAGCCATCGCGTATAAGGAGTGA
- a CDS encoding lysylphosphatidylglycerol synthase transmembrane domain-containing protein, with product MIVGLKQIELVNVRLIPFILAVITYYLSVFLFAIRWKYVLKGLGYEVKLLDSLIGVLIGLSINAITPMSRAGGEMARALWIKLKSGVSITEAIASMIYERILEGFPVAGLLLSAILLIPIHRRASETLAFIIILGLMVFILRYEEIIELLSKRIEKIKECKDRLIMLRKNFQINIIAISTSSAVWMLDILRFKLLGLAINLSFPWKMTLVLSISNLILSVISVTPGGVGIVEGGLIGIMLILGYPKEVALSLTILERFISLILGPGTGAVVLSMNGGLKLWKALK from the coding sequence ATGATAGTAGGCCTAAAACAGATTGAGCTTGTAAATGTAAGACTAATTCCATTCATACTAGCCGTCATAACCTACTATCTTAGCGTATTTTTGTTCGCTATTAGATGGAAGTACGTTCTGAAAGGTTTAGGGTATGAAGTTAAGCTCTTAGACTCGCTTATTGGCGTGTTAATTGGACTCTCGATAAATGCGATAACCCCTATGTCGCGAGCTGGAGGAGAAATGGCAAGGGCCCTCTGGATAAAGCTGAAGTCAGGAGTCTCAATTACCGAAGCAATAGCTTCAATGATATACGAGAGAATTCTAGAGGGTTTCCCAGTAGCTGGCCTCTTGCTCAGTGCAATCCTTCTAATACCAATCCATAGGAGAGCTTCAGAGACGCTTGCTTTCATTATAATCCTAGGCCTTATGGTGTTCATTCTAAGGTACGAAGAGATAATAGAACTTCTCTCGAAAAGGATTGAAAAAATCAAGGAGTGCAAAGACAGGTTAATAATGCTAAGAAAGAATTTTCAAATCAATATTATAGCGATCTCAACGAGCTCGGCAGTTTGGATGTTAGACATTCTCAGGTTTAAGCTCCTCGGCCTTGCTATTAATCTAAGCTTTCCTTGGAAGATGACCCTAGTACTTTCGATTTCAAATTTGATTCTGAGTGTCATCTCAGTAACCCCTGGGGGAGTTGGTATTGTTGAGGGAGGACTCATAGGCATCATGCTTATCCTAGGCTACCCAAAGGAAGTCGCCCTCTCGCTAACGATACTAGAAAGGTTTATATCACTAATCCTCGGCCCAGGAACGGGGGCAGTAGTGTTGTCTATGAACGGGGGGTTAAAATTATGGAAAGCCTTAAAATAG
- a CDS encoding glycosyltransferase family 4 protein, which produces MESLKIALVSDWYFPKIGGVAIHVHNLAIHLRKMGHEVSIVTNALTNGKEGELQKYGIDLIKVPGLIKDGINLSMIAKSSNSLVEYLKGFDVVHAQHAFTPLSLKSIPAGNKVGALTLVTNHSVEFENFSILNGFSKMSYSYFKMYLGQVKVGIGVSKASVSFLRKFTNAPIVEIPNGVNIERFNGRGREWGTRNILYVGRLEPRKGVNYLISAMKFVEGKLTIVGDGSMRKVLKMQAKKLGVEDKVEFLGFISQEELILLYKKSEVFVLPSLSEAFGIVLLEAMASEVPVIGTSVGGIPEIIGDAGIIVPPRDSKALANAINAILSNQKTAKRLGKLGRKRVERLYSWDVVAERTERLYRGELGDSDTNV; this is translated from the coding sequence ATGGAAAGCCTTAAAATAGCCCTCGTTTCTGACTGGTACTTTCCTAAAATTGGGGGAGTTGCAATTCACGTTCACAATCTCGCCATTCATCTTAGAAAGATGGGTCACGAAGTTTCAATAGTTACAAACGCCCTTACGAATGGAAAAGAAGGAGAACTCCAAAAATACGGAATAGATCTGATAAAAGTTCCTGGGCTCATAAAGGATGGAATAAACCTTTCTATGATAGCTAAGAGTTCCAATAGCTTAGTCGAGTACCTTAAAGGCTTCGACGTTGTTCACGCCCAGCATGCGTTTACTCCCCTCTCCTTGAAGTCCATACCAGCTGGAAATAAGGTAGGGGCCTTAACCCTCGTTACAAATCACAGCGTGGAGTTCGAAAACTTCTCCATACTCAACGGATTCTCCAAGATGTCATACTCCTACTTTAAGATGTACCTTGGGCAGGTAAAAGTAGGAATAGGGGTAAGCAAAGCCTCCGTCTCATTTCTGAGGAAGTTCACCAATGCTCCGATTGTTGAGATCCCCAATGGTGTAAACATTGAGAGGTTCAACGGAAGGGGAAGAGAGTGGGGAACAAGAAACATCCTGTACGTTGGGCGTCTCGAGCCGAGGAAAGGTGTCAACTATTTGATAAGCGCGATGAAGTTCGTTGAAGGGAAATTGACCATAGTTGGAGACGGAAGCATGAGAAAAGTTCTCAAGATGCAAGCAAAAAAGCTGGGAGTGGAAGATAAAGTCGAATTCCTTGGATTTATAAGCCAGGAAGAGCTAATCTTACTATATAAGAAAAGCGAAGTATTCGTCCTACCATCACTCAGCGAGGCTTTCGGGATAGTTCTACTCGAAGCCATGGCGAGCGAGGTCCCAGTGATAGGAACCTCAGTGGGTGGAATTCCAGAGATAATAGGAGATGCAGGAATAATAGTCCCTCCCAGAGACTCAAAGGCCCTAGCGAACGCGATAAATGCAATCCTCTCCAATCAAAAAACCGCAAAGAGGCTAGGAAAGCTTGGAAGGAAGAGGGTTGAGAGACTGTACTCCTGGGATGTAGTAGCAGAGAGAACGGAAAGGCTCTATAGGGGTGAACTGGGTGATAGTGATACTAACGTTTGA
- a CDS encoding polysaccharide deacetylase family protein, which produces MIVILTFDVEPDCPPFLWSERGLKEGLPRILELLDKHEVPGTFFFTAKWAERYQELVDEIRERHELGCHGYAHERFDKLSLKEAESVIEKAKKVLGDVKSFRAPNLKLPLEYYKILKDNGFLVDSSKALHKGWKGIREVNGVLEVPVYTTSLVTRLPWRIQLRWHKKNNRVKVLMFHPWEFVKMPINHRPDCWFGTGKKALDLLDKIIGFYKSQGAEFLTLVDFYHIYVKNKDLY; this is translated from the coding sequence GTGATAGTGATACTAACGTTTGACGTTGAGCCAGATTGTCCTCCATTTCTGTGGAGCGAGAGAGGTCTTAAGGAAGGGTTACCCAGGATTCTTGAGCTCTTGGATAAGCATGAAGTCCCAGGAACGTTCTTCTTTACAGCGAAATGGGCCGAAAGATACCAAGAGCTCGTGGATGAGATAAGGGAGAGGCATGAGCTCGGTTGTCACGGCTACGCTCACGAGAGGTTTGACAAGCTTAGCCTAAAAGAGGCCGAAAGCGTTATAGAGAAAGCTAAGAAAGTACTAGGTGACGTTAAATCATTCAGGGCTCCGAATTTGAAGTTACCTCTCGAATATTATAAAATCCTGAAGGATAATGGATTCCTCGTGGACTCATCAAAAGCCCTCCACAAGGGATGGAAGGGAATAAGGGAGGTTAATGGAGTTCTTGAGGTTCCTGTGTACACAACTTCCTTGGTAACTAGACTACCTTGGAGAATTCAGCTACGCTGGCACAAGAAGAATAATAGGGTCAAGGTTCTAATGTTCCATCCCTGGGAATTCGTGAAGATGCCTATAAACCATAGACCTGACTGCTGGTTTGGAACGGGCAAAAAGGCCCTAGACCTCTTAGACAAGATAATAGGTTTTTACAAATCCCAGGGTGCAGAGTTCCTAACCCTGGTGGACTTTTATCATATATATGTCAAAAATAAAGATTTATACTGA
- the purB gene encoding adenylosuccinate lyase has protein sequence MAVHPIDYRYGSEEMRRVWEEENKLQKLLDVEAALARAHAKLGNIPEESARVISERANTKWVKLERVKEIEAEIHHDIMAVVKALSEVCGEHGKYVHLGATSNDIIDTANALLIKESLAIVEKDLKELRSILKELAKKHIDTVCIGRTHGQHAVPTTYGMKFALWLDEIQRHIERLQQLKDRVLVGKMRGAVGTAASFGDKAFEIEKLVMEDLGLKPARITNQIIQRDVYAELMFFLALVASTLDKMALEIRNLQRTEILEVSEPFGEKQVGSSTMPHKRNPIRTEKVCGLARVLYSNVIPALLNNPLWHERDLTNSSVERVILPESFVLLDEMLKVMKKVLKGLEFFPENIKRNLYLTKNLIMAEPLMLKLAEKGMGRQEAHELVRQLAMKAFKEGRDLLEVVRKNEEAMKYLTENDLEGLKPENYIGKAREIVENVVNYVEEMERRGL, from the coding sequence ATGGCGGTTCACCCTATAGATTATCGCTACGGTAGCGAGGAAATGAGGAGGGTCTGGGAAGAGGAAAACAAACTGCAGAAACTCCTCGATGTTGAAGCGGCTTTGGCTAGGGCCCATGCAAAACTCGGAAACATTCCGGAGGAAAGCGCTAGGGTGATATCGGAAAGGGCAAACACGAAATGGGTTAAGCTTGAGAGGGTCAAGGAGATAGAGGCTGAAATTCACCACGATATAATGGCCGTAGTAAAAGCCTTAAGTGAGGTCTGCGGGGAGCATGGAAAGTACGTCCACCTTGGCGCTACGTCAAATGACATAATAGACACGGCCAACGCACTTCTCATAAAGGAGAGTCTTGCCATAGTTGAGAAGGATTTAAAGGAGCTCAGATCTATATTGAAGGAACTCGCCAAGAAGCATATAGATACCGTATGCATAGGGAGAACACATGGACAACATGCTGTTCCAACGACGTATGGAATGAAGTTCGCACTATGGTTGGACGAGATACAGAGACATATAGAGAGACTTCAGCAACTTAAGGATAGGGTTCTTGTGGGAAAAATGAGAGGTGCAGTAGGAACGGCGGCATCCTTTGGAGACAAGGCCTTCGAGATAGAGAAACTCGTCATGGAAGATCTAGGCTTAAAGCCAGCTAGGATAACTAACCAGATAATTCAAAGAGACGTGTACGCTGAACTGATGTTCTTCCTAGCATTGGTGGCCTCAACCCTCGACAAGATGGCTTTGGAGATAAGGAACTTGCAGAGAACTGAGATATTGGAGGTAAGCGAGCCCTTCGGGGAGAAGCAAGTTGGCTCATCAACCATGCCCCACAAGAGGAACCCGATAAGAACTGAGAAAGTGTGCGGGCTCGCCAGGGTTCTTTACTCTAACGTTATTCCTGCCTTACTTAACAATCCCCTCTGGCACGAAAGGGATTTAACTAACTCCTCAGTAGAGAGGGTAATTCTCCCAGAAAGCTTTGTTTTGCTCGATGAAATGCTCAAGGTCATGAAGAAGGTTCTCAAAGGACTAGAGTTCTTCCCGGAGAACATTAAGAGGAACCTCTATTTAACCAAGAACCTGATTATGGCCGAGCCTTTGATGCTTAAGCTTGCCGAGAAAGGAATGGGAAGACAGGAGGCTCACGAATTGGTTAGACAGCTTGCTATGAAAGCGTTTAAAGAGGGAAGGGATTTGCTCGAGGTTGTTAGGAAAAACGAGGAAGCGATGAAATATCTCACAGAAAACGATCTAGAAGGCCTAAAACCTGAAAATTACATAGGAAAAGCAAGAGAAATCGTCGAAAACGTTGTTAATTACGTTGAAGAAATGGAAAGGAGAGGTTTATAG
- a CDS encoding RsmB/NOP family class I SAM-dependent RNA methyltransferase, with the protein MEEKEKKLSIPPKGIRAIIEAIRLGEVIKPSQYAKREAFKKHEVEEAWLNRVLTMIFYDIMKKQGLIDRAIQDIVGVNPLILDPWLRAALRVAVDIFLFHEPSSQTIKNLRWKGSDFISSRTHPYVGMYFWDTIDRIMQYKPNPRNELEELEWKYLAPAWFIERVRKILGNETEEFFRAVNERQEWISVRVNTLKANVEEVIEELRNDGVEVVRSERVPTILKIKGPYNFDSSKAFNKGKIIVQEEASAVASLILNPQPGEVIVDLAAAPGGKTTHLAELMKNKGKIYAFDIDKTRMKRLKEFVNRMGIKIVKPIIKDGRKAPEILGEEIADRVLLDAPCTSSGTIGKNPELRWRLRESKIKEMAQLQRELLESAAKLVKPGGLLLYTTCSLFTEENEENVKWFLNNHQEFKLVHLNSPYDPGFLEGTMRAWPHRHSTIGFFYALLRKD; encoded by the coding sequence ATGGAAGAAAAGGAAAAGAAACTCTCGATACCTCCCAAGGGCATCAGAGCGATAATAGAAGCTATTAGGCTCGGAGAAGTTATAAAACCCAGCCAATATGCCAAAAGAGAAGCATTTAAAAAGCATGAAGTTGAGGAGGCATGGCTCAACAGAGTTCTGACAATGATATTCTACGACATAATGAAGAAGCAGGGACTAATAGACAGGGCCATTCAAGATATCGTCGGAGTAAATCCCCTAATACTCGACCCGTGGCTAAGGGCAGCGTTAAGGGTAGCTGTGGATATTTTCCTCTTCCATGAACCAAGCTCCCAGACGATAAAGAACCTCAGATGGAAGGGTTCCGACTTTATATCCTCGAGAACTCACCCCTACGTCGGGATGTACTTCTGGGACACCATAGATAGAATAATGCAGTATAAACCAAACCCCAGGAACGAACTTGAGGAACTTGAATGGAAGTACCTAGCACCTGCCTGGTTCATAGAAAGGGTTAGGAAAATACTTGGGAATGAAACTGAAGAGTTCTTCAGGGCAGTTAACGAGAGGCAAGAATGGATAAGCGTGAGGGTGAACACGCTAAAAGCCAACGTCGAGGAAGTAATTGAAGAGTTGAGAAACGACGGGGTTGAAGTAGTGAGGAGCGAGAGGGTTCCAACCATATTAAAAATTAAAGGCCCATACAACTTCGACTCAAGTAAAGCGTTTAATAAGGGTAAAATAATAGTGCAAGAAGAAGCTTCAGCCGTTGCATCACTAATTCTAAACCCCCAGCCGGGGGAAGTGATAGTGGACTTAGCGGCCGCTCCAGGTGGTAAAACAACCCATCTAGCAGAACTAATGAAGAACAAGGGTAAAATATACGCCTTTGACATAGATAAGACGAGAATGAAAAGACTTAAGGAATTCGTGAATAGGATGGGAATTAAAATCGTCAAGCCTATAATCAAGGATGGGAGAAAAGCGCCAGAGATATTGGGAGAGGAAATCGCAGATAGAGTTCTATTAGATGCTCCGTGCACATCCTCAGGAACCATTGGAAAGAACCCGGAGCTCAGATGGAGATTGAGGGAAAGCAAGATTAAGGAGATGGCCCAGCTACAGAGGGAACTCTTGGAGAGTGCCGCAAAACTCGTGAAGCCAGGAGGACTCTTACTCTACACGACATGTAGCCTTTTTACAGAAGAGAACGAGGAGAACGTTAAGTGGTTCTTGAACAATCATCAAGAGTTTAAGTTAGTTCACTTGAATTCCCCCTACGACCCAGGTTTCCTTGAGGGGACTATGAGAGCATGGCCCCATAGGCATTCGACGATAGGCTTCTTTTACGCCCTCCTAAGGAAGGATTAA
- a CDS encoding TldD/PmbA family protein, producing the protein MFDVNELILKKAKELGFGDVVVLSYETNRRQIRFANNEVTVAKHWNERKVELFVEWEKRIAGTSITDLTEENIERTLKTLKANLEKMKPREDYYGIAEGPFKYEDIPETFDKAIVELDDPSEYVERAINAALEEGAKRVAGVLYTDHDKIYLTTSNGVEAFDEGTGIEISVRAFIGDLESGHGTNSVRVLKKFDPESAGRKAGEIAKMARNPEQGPEGKFDVIFDPLAFANLLSYMGWAFSAFAVEAGFSYFANKLDQKVASEVVTIKDIGNLPNGYGTRKFDDEGVPTRETVLIERGTLKTYLFNTSLAKKYGKETTANAGLISPRAWNIVLEPGDYTKDELFQEVKRGIYITNVWYTRFQNYMTGDFSTIPRDGIFLIENGELKPIRNIRVSDNMLRILQNIVGLTKESHHVHWWEVSRPVTTPYVLVKEVGITRATK; encoded by the coding sequence ATGTTCGATGTTAATGAGCTCATCCTCAAGAAGGCCAAGGAGTTGGGATTTGGGGATGTCGTAGTTTTAAGTTATGAAACTAACAGGAGGCAGATAAGGTTCGCAAACAACGAGGTTACGGTGGCTAAGCACTGGAATGAGAGAAAGGTTGAGCTCTTCGTTGAGTGGGAGAAGAGGATAGCCGGAACTTCAATCACTGATTTAACCGAGGAGAATATAGAGAGAACCCTAAAGACCTTGAAGGCAAATCTCGAAAAGATGAAGCCTAGGGAAGATTACTATGGAATAGCCGAGGGTCCCTTCAAGTACGAGGACATTCCCGAGACTTTCGACAAGGCTATAGTAGAGCTTGACGATCCAAGCGAGTACGTTGAAAGAGCAATAAATGCCGCTTTAGAAGAAGGCGCCAAGAGGGTTGCCGGAGTTCTATACACGGATCACGATAAGATATATCTAACGACGAGTAATGGCGTTGAGGCGTTCGATGAGGGGACTGGAATAGAGATCAGCGTTAGAGCATTCATAGGTGACTTGGAGAGCGGACACGGAACGAACTCTGTTAGAGTTCTCAAGAAGTTCGATCCAGAGTCAGCTGGAAGGAAGGCCGGTGAGATTGCCAAGATGGCGAGGAATCCTGAGCAGGGGCCTGAAGGTAAGTTCGACGTTATATTTGATCCATTGGCCTTCGCAAACTTGTTGAGCTATATGGGCTGGGCCTTCTCGGCATTTGCAGTCGAGGCCGGCTTTAGCTACTTCGCAAACAAGCTTGATCAGAAGGTAGCGAGTGAAGTTGTGACAATAAAGGACATCGGCAACTTGCCCAACGGTTATGGAACCAGAAAGTTTGACGATGAAGGAGTCCCAACGAGGGAGACGGTGCTAATAGAGAGGGGCACCTTGAAGACGTACCTCTTCAACACTAGCTTAGCCAAGAAGTACGGCAAAGAAACTACGGCCAATGCAGGTTTAATCTCACCTAGGGCTTGGAACATAGTGCTTGAGCCAGGAGATTACACCAAGGATGAGCTGTTCCAGGAGGTTAAGAGGGGAATTTACATAACGAACGTTTGGTACACTAGGTTCCAGAACTACATGACCGGTGACTTCTCAACGATCCCAAGGGATGGAATATTCCTAATCGAGAACGGCGAGCTAAAGCCGATAAGAAATATAAGGGTCAGCGACAACATGCTTAGAATCCTTCAGAACATAGTCGGCTTGACGAAAGAAAGCCACCACGTTCACTGGTGGGAGGTTTCTAGGCCAGTGACGACGCCTTACGTCCTCGTAAAAGAAGTTGGAATAACAAGGGCCACGAAGTGA
- a CDS encoding TldD/PmbA family protein produces MHDLLEFAVEKALELGANYAEARFEEKQGTSLSMKNGVPQGMQLLSDRGIGIRVLVDGGMGFASTNILTKESIVETVQRAVKLAKSASKLRKEPIKFSDEYFHNVYYEVKMKKDFRDVPPEEKLELLKKIEEEVLSTNVKVPMRYLAYSDHVWHKIFVNSENAVVESVIPRVSVMYNLVVYEEGQMEQAPFVSRAFSGGLELIEKDEPWERAKKEVETLKRIITEGKKPPEGKVDLVISPEVAGIAVHESVGHPYELDRIMGREAAQAGESFVKPDMLGERIGSEVVTVIDDPTIPNSWGFYLYDDEGVKARPRYLIRNGIITEFLMNREYAAKLGLRSNAAARAINYNREPIVRMANTYLAPGDYSFEELIEDIKLGVYMVSFNEWNIDDRRYQQRYIGREAYLIENGEIKHPVKRPILEITTRGLWSSVDAVGKEVEFHPGTCGKGEPGQGVPVWMGGAHARLRDIPLRRP; encoded by the coding sequence ATGCATGACTTATTAGAGTTCGCCGTTGAAAAGGCTTTAGAGCTTGGAGCAAATTACGCAGAGGCTAGGTTCGAGGAAAAACAAGGGACATCACTTTCCATGAAGAACGGGGTGCCCCAGGGAATGCAACTACTTTCAGACAGGGGAATAGGGATTAGAGTTCTGGTTGATGGGGGCATGGGATTTGCAAGCACTAACATCCTAACCAAGGAGAGCATAGTCGAAACAGTTCAGAGGGCCGTGAAGTTAGCAAAATCCGCATCGAAGCTGAGGAAAGAACCGATAAAGTTCAGTGATGAGTACTTCCACAACGTTTACTACGAGGTCAAGATGAAGAAGGACTTCAGGGACGTTCCGCCTGAGGAGAAGCTTGAGCTCTTGAAGAAGATCGAGGAGGAAGTTCTGTCAACGAACGTTAAGGTTCCCATGAGGTACTTGGCTTACAGCGATCACGTCTGGCACAAGATATTCGTTAACAGCGAAAACGCCGTAGTTGAGAGCGTTATACCTAGGGTTTCAGTCATGTACAACCTAGTTGTTTACGAGGAGGGTCAGATGGAGCAGGCTCCGTTCGTATCTAGGGCCTTCTCTGGTGGTCTAGAGCTAATAGAGAAGGATGAGCCCTGGGAGAGGGCCAAGAAGGAAGTCGAGACTTTAAAGAGGATAATTACTGAGGGCAAAAAGCCGCCGGAAGGGAAAGTTGATCTAGTTATAAGTCCGGAGGTAGCTGGGATAGCCGTTCACGAGAGCGTTGGTCATCCTTACGAACTAGACAGAATAATGGGCAGGGAGGCCGCTCAGGCAGGAGAGAGCTTTGTGAAGCCAGATATGCTTGGAGAGAGGATTGGTAGCGAGGTTGTAACCGTAATAGACGACCCGACGATACCTAACAGCTGGGGCTTCTATCTATACGACGACGAGGGCGTTAAGGCAAGGCCTAGGTACTTGATAAGGAACGGAATAATAACGGAGTTCTTGATGAACAGGGAGTACGCGGCAAAGCTTGGATTAAGATCCAACGCTGCGGCTAGGGCTATCAACTACAACAGGGAGCCGATAGTTAGGATGGCCAACACTTACCTTGCCCCAGGAGATTACTCCTTCGAGGAGCTCATTGAGGACATAAAGCTAGGCGTTTACATGGTTAGCTTTAATGAGTGGAACATCGACGACAGGAGGTACCAGCAGAGGTACATAGGTAGGGAAGCGTATCTCATAGAGAACGGGGAGATAAAGCATCCAGTAAAGAGGCCTATCCTCGAGATAACGACGAGGGGACTATGGAGTAGTGTTGATGCTGTAGGAAAGGAAGTTGAGTTCCATCCTGGAACATGTGGAAAGGGAGAACCTGGACAGGGAGTTCCCGTGTGGATGGGAGGAGCTCACGCAAGATTGAGGGACATTCCACTTAGGAGGCCCTGA
- a CDS encoding dihydrodipicolinate synthase family protein — translation MEGVIVPLVTPFREDYSIDFEALEWHIRFLEEKGVHGIFVNSTTGEFTSLNTDERKMLAEKGREITSGMYLVGTGSTSTLEVIELSRHAEDIGADGIVIVAPYYCKLKDEEILKHFSMVAERVDIPIIVYAIPSCANPVPVDIIRKVSLEYSNIIGVKASVDSLTYLQELIEVKEERKDFRVFTGLDQYFLSTLLLGGDGGIMACANFAPEIHLQIWNSFKRRNFEEAIKLSRVLGEISRIYNVASSFASAVKLAMIAKGFPIKPVLRPPHVIDGEEVFNEIKGILRSLENVKP, via the coding sequence ATGGAGGGTGTGATAGTTCCACTCGTAACTCCGTTTAGGGAAGACTATTCAATAGATTTCGAGGCCCTAGAGTGGCACATAAGATTCCTGGAGGAAAAAGGAGTTCACGGGATATTCGTAAATTCAACGACTGGCGAGTTCACCAGTTTGAACACAGATGAAAGGAAAATGTTAGCGGAAAAAGGAAGGGAGATCACATCGGGAATGTACTTGGTAGGAACTGGATCCACGAGCACTTTAGAGGTTATAGAGCTAAGCAGGCACGCTGAAGATATTGGAGCGGATGGCATCGTTATAGTGGCCCCATATTACTGTAAGCTTAAGGACGAAGAGATTCTTAAGCATTTCTCAATGGTAGCCGAGAGGGTAGATATACCAATTATAGTCTATGCAATCCCATCGTGCGCGAATCCAGTACCAGTCGACATTATAAGAAAGGTCTCACTAGAGTATTCGAACATAATAGGAGTCAAAGCGAGCGTTGATAGCCTAACTTATCTCCAAGAATTGATAGAGGTAAAGGAAGAAAGAAAGGACTTTAGGGTTTTCACTGGATTAGATCAGTACTTTTTATCGACTTTACTCCTTGGGGGAGACGGAGGAATAATGGCGTGTGCAAACTTTGCACCGGAAATTCACCTTCAAATTTGGAACTCATTCAAGAGAAGGAACTTTGAAGAGGCAATAAAACTATCAAGAGTCCTTGGAGAGATATCTAGGATATACAATGTAGCTTCATCCTTTGCATCGGCGGTAAAGTTAGCTATGATAGCCAAAGGATTCCCGATAAAACCAGTTCTTAGGCCACCTCACGTAATCGATGGAGAGGAAGTTTTTAACGAAATAAAGGGAATATTAAGGTCATTAGAGAACGTCAAGCCGTGA
- the hepT gene encoding type VII toxin-antitoxin system HepT family RNase toxin, whose protein sequence is MEYDKERITRLMSEAENALQSLYELGNLDVEEFLKNKHYVSSAKYNLLVAIEACIDIAYHLISKNKLRLPRDYVDSFKVLEENGIIDEQLAHRLILMARFRNRLVHIYWDIDNRMVYKIITEDIKDIENFLKTLRKNILSQE, encoded by the coding sequence TTGGAATATGACAAAGAGCGAATCACTAGGTTAATGAGTGAAGCTGAAAATGCCCTTCAGAGCCTTTATGAGCTCGGAAATTTAGATGTGGAGGAATTTTTAAAAAACAAGCATTATGTCTCAAGTGCCAAATACAACCTCCTGGTAGCAATTGAGGCTTGCATTGATATTGCTTATCACCTGATATCAAAAAATAAGCTTAGATTGCCAAGAGACTATGTAGATTCATTCAAAGTTCTCGAGGAGAATGGTATCATTGACGAACAACTGGCCCATCGTTTGATTCTCATGGCTCGCTTTAGGAACAGATTGGTTCATATATACTGGGACATTGATAATAGGATGGTTTACAAAATCATCACGGAGGATATTAAGGATATAGAGAACTTCCTTAAGACCCTTCGCAAAAATATACTGAGCCAAGAATAG
- the mntA gene encoding type VII toxin-antitoxin system MntA family adenylyltransferase antitoxin encodes MMEFYELPKERKKEIISKLRKALVKKDEVLFAYLHGSFLDDGPFRDIDVAVYVVKTVGRFYEMELEEELSRLVGFPVDVRILNDAPVTFRFRAIGGELLFSKDEKRRCMFEEITMAEYHDQLYYLELYRREVLGI; translated from the coding sequence ATGATGGAGTTCTATGAGCTTCCAAAAGAGAGAAAGAAAGAAATAATTTCAAAGCTCAGAAAGGCCCTAGTTAAAAAAGATGAGGTTCTTTTTGCCTACCTTCACGGCTCTTTTCTTGATGATGGTCCATTTAGAGATATTGATGTGGCAGTTTATGTAGTGAAAACAGTTGGTAGATTCTACGAGATGGAGTTGGAGGAAGAGCTCAGTAGACTAGTGGGTTTTCCCGTAGATGTGAGGATTCTCAACGATGCCCCCGTGACTTTTAGGTTCAGGGCCATTGGAGGAGAACTACTCTTTTCAAAGGATGAAAAAAGGAGATGCATGTTTGAGGAGATAACAATGGCAGAGTACCATGATCAATTATATTACCTTGAACTTTACAGGAGGGAGGTTCTTGGAATATGA